TGTCTGTGAACAGCCTGTCCTAGCTACAGGATCCTCAGCATTCTCCTCATACCTACACATTAATACTGGCTTGGCTCAGCCCACATGTTCATTCTCAAACCAATCCCTGGATACAGAGATGGGTTATCTGGCCAGCCTGATGGATATGCCCACCTCAGTTAAAAGAAGTGGGGTTCTCTGACAGACCTAAGACCACCTGGAGTAGATGGGCAGAAAACCAGTGTAAAAACCCTAGTAAGTGCAATGACAAACCCAAAACAGTGGTTATCTCTTGGGTATCGAGAGGAAGGAGATCTAATGGAGGCTTCAGAAGTACTGAATAGTTTGTTTCTGAAGCTGGGTATTGGATATAGAGGGCTTTCATTTTAATTATCCTTTCATGTTTTATAGTAGTTTATGTGTACACAAATGTAATGtgcacacacaaatgcacaatTTTTAAGTCCAAcatgaatatccatcaacatcaaagGCTGGCAATACCTAGCAGAGGAATGTAATTCTTAACACACTGGATAGACCTCATCTGTTATTACCCTATCAGAGGCCTAAGAAAAGGGCATCTCTGTTTTGCTTAAATTGGGTTAGAGATTCTCTAAGATGGTAGAAGAATGACAGCAAAGGAAACCTTTAATGCACAATTCTCACCTTTTTTTATGATGTCACACTTCTGTCAATTTTAACATCCTATTTAGAAGTACCTGCAAAGGCTGCCACAGTATACATAAAGCATGAAAAGGTCATGGCTCTGTTAATCCTGGTATCTTTAATAAATATTGCTACACAGAATTTTTTCCCTCGCCATTTCTATTCTTTCCAAGTTTTATTCCAAAGAAGAAGAGGGGCAGAGTCTAAATATGTCCATGAAGAGTAATCATTATTACAATGTTCAACTGGACAGAAATAATGACCCAATTCAGCTGGTACCATCCTATTTTACCACTACACAAGTTTAAAAAAGTCAAAGCTTTCTCAATGTGGAAGAGTAGGACAGCTTTTACACTGAAATGGTACCCCGAATGAATGATAAAATCCCTGACTTTGTCtactatttatctttttctttctgttctttttctttcttctcacgCTCAGCTTTAGCTTCTTCTTCCTCATGTTTTTTGATCAGCTGTTCTACTTCCTTTTGTTTGAGGACCCTGATGACTGTCTTCCCATTCTCTCTTGTTAGTGTGGCAATTTCCACTAGAAGCAAACACATACATTTGTATTATAGGCAGGCACACTCGGTAAACAAACTTAACAGGCTATCATAGTTTAACCTCTTCACAGCTCCTGAGCCCTAGTTCACCACTCTTCTGTAGTAATGCTGAGTACCTTTGATCTTGCAatgtttttattagtatttttatttaagtatcttCCTTCTCTTCGCCTTTCTGAACTGCCATCCTGTCACTGTCTTGAAGAAAGTACAACCAGCCAATTGCTTCAGCCAACCTGCTATTAGCTGTGATGACCAGCAGGAACTACAATTTCCAGTTGAAACCTCTGAAGGTTCAGCCAGAATCTCTAACCAGTAGTTACACCTAGGTTTCAGGGGCTTTTCAAATCTCTTTCCAAAAAAAGGCATGGAAAGCAGCTTCCATGGCTATGGACAAGAAAAGTACATTGATATCAAGAGGAGAAGGAATTTTTTGAGTAGAGAAAAACTGATTAGTACCCTCTTGGAAATTAGGTAGAGATAGACAACAAAGGGTATTCTGCAAGTAAATGGCATTTTCTAAGGAACATCAGGAGCCAAGTTATCCTAAACTAAATCAGTATGTTAATTTACCACAACTTTGGCAATATGTTTATTTAGAAATACTGTTTTACGTGGTCATAAAACTTAAGCTAAATAAAGCACTCAAACTGCAAACAAGGGCTTAACGTAAGAGTAGGTTCAACAGAGCAGGCACACAACTCATATAAATGTGAAACCTCTGATACAGTACACCATGCACATATAGAAATATGTAGCTACATAGctacatacatattatatgtatacatgtgaATAGGTATCAATTGTCAGGGAGTAAGATAATTTTTAACTAAAAGTAGCATGGCTCAGATCTCTATGAACATTGAAAACTCAGGCTGAAATCCTTAAGCTTGGAATGTGGTGTGGGATTGTGGCTCCATAACTTACCAATGTTGACCTTGATAAAATCATTTAAACTCACTAAGCCCCAGTGTCCTCATTTAGTAAATAGGTATAAGGCCACATAACTCACAAGCCTGCTTTCTCAATGAACTAAAATAACTTGTTAAAGGCCTAATATAGTAGCAACTTAATTCCCTTACTCAAGTGAATACATTTGAGGAGTCAACATAAATTACCTTTTTCAGCAGAAAGTTTACTAACATCCATGGTCTTATTTAGGACTTTAATAGCTAGAGCAAGTGCTGACTTCAAAGTCATTTCTCCTTCTTTGTAGTCTTGTTTTAACATGGATACAGCTGCCTATAAAACAAAGAATCAATTTCTAAAACTTTCTTtaaatttctacatattttaggAATACAGGTTAGTCAAAAGAATAATACCTAGATTATTATTGGCATTCAAACCGATATAAACAATTGTGATGGCAAGGAGGGTAGAAATACAGTGGGGTGAGGAAGGGGGTGGATGTTGATGTTCTATGGATGGAGTCTTTGACCTGGGTTCCTCAGTTCTCCAAAGGATCTGTGATAGAATTCAAGGGATCTGTGAACTAGGATgtgaaaaaaagacttttttcacaacttttaattgaaaattagcatttttttgaagtatataaaTATAGACAATAAATCACACTAGTATCAGCAATACTGGCAACTTCATCACCAGTAGACATCATAGACATTTTCATATCAACTTAAGGTCGTTGCAACTATCTTAGAATATTGCTTTTACTCATCACTACTTCAAAATTATGGTAGTCATTAGACTTTTTGCTAGATTTTAAAGCAATACAAAAATACTCACAGCGCTATTATTTCCAATGCATGTGGCTTTCCATCCCCCATAATTTCCACTAGGGTCACTCTGATAGAGCTGAAAGCCATAGTGTTTATCCCAGCCAATGTAAAGCAATGAAACACCAAAGGGACGTTTTcctttaacaaagaaaaaaaaccccaaacatgAGCAATTTAAATTCAGTACCACTATAGTTGAACTCAGTCAATGTGGCTAAACTGTTTCTATGAAATTAACCATTCATAAATTGCTTTGTGttctggccaccagagaaaaGCTTATCAAAAATTCCACTTTTGTTTCTTGGATTTGGACATAGCCAGGAGAGGGAATAGAGACACAAAAGACTAGTGCTGAATTTCATTATTATGTAAAAATCAGTTTTTCTAGATACAAAATATTTGGCCTTTCAATAGTCTACTAATAAAACATATGTGATAATCTACACAGTTGGACCCAGTAACTTCATGAGCAGGAATGTATGAAGTGTTTACTTGTTCATAATTCAATGCCTTTTTACTGTCTCAAAAGATGActcataaaaaattttaactttctgaaataaaatttctaaaatattcaaTACCTCCAAACTGTGTATAAGCTTGTTTGATATCACACAGCGCTGTGACCAACTGCTCACAAGGAATTGGTTCTTGATACTGCAATAAATACCTAGGATAAAAAGATTGGCGTATTAATAGTTTTCTCTAGAACACAAATACTCTCTAAGCAAAATACCCTCTGAAAAGAAATATATGCCTTGGAGACATCATAATAGTCATTTATAATTTGAAGGGTGGGGAGGGCATGGCACATCCTCAGATCCTACAGTAAACAACATTATATAAATCcgttaaaaaaataaacctacaatTTTCAATTAGATTTTTAATGACTTTAATCTTTGCAAATGAGTTCTCCTTACAAATACTGAAACTAATTTATGTATCTTCCTTCAATTACACTACTTATGATCATACCTTTGAGCAATGAGCCTCAGTTCATTAGTCAGAACATTAGCGTCAGAAGTTATGCCTGCCACACTGCAAGCCATGTCCcttgagtaaaagaaaaatatgaccgGTAAGCAGGGAAGATGTTTTCAAAGggtatttacaaatattaaaagaaccATATTCTAATAGAAATTCACCATTCTTAATATTCTTCACAACTGCTACACCCTTCAGACAAAAGTTATGGAAGTTTTATCTTTATAGAAGGCTTTCAATTTGATGACATTCAACATGAAAGATAAACAAATGCACCCCTCCAATACATTTGTCATTACCAGCTTatgaatgaagaaaaggaaaaaacactgggAAGCTAAAGTAAATCCCAATAAGATTcagcatcaaagaaaaaaaagttttgtcagaaagaaagacagactaCTGCTTGTTCTTGGGTAGTGAGTTCTCTCAACTCCTAAACCCTGGACTGATGGTGGTTCTCATGAGGGGACCTAAGAGGAGGCTATTTTACAGGCCTGCCTAGAATATCCACGGCTAGGCTCAAACTAGgggtgcattttctttctttgcttcctatTCCCTGAGGTCTGCCCTGAATCTCCTACAGCCTAGACACCCTCTGTCACTATGCCTTGTTAAGCCTGTAAACTGCTGACTGGGCCCAGCAGTGACCCTGTGGAGGGAAGACACTTCCTCCAATAAGTGTATCAAAAATACCCTCCAACAGCCCTCACCTGGCCCATCGCTGAAGGAAAAATCTCTGCTCAACAAATATAGCTCTTTGCTAGCTGCAAAGCCCCACACAACCATCACAGAAACTGCAGCAAGTGCACAGAGTGTGGCTAAACTGTTCCCTGACCTCTAGGACACATGTCCTTTGGGAAGATTCAATATAATTCAACAGAATTCTTAAGTAGCCATTCTAAATACTTTGAGGGCCTGCCATATGCCGGATACTAgactatttcatttactttattttattaaccTGCCACCATCACTCTTGTAGGCATTGAGGCCTGGAGAAGTTAAGACAATTGGTGTAAAGTCACACAGCTTCTATCAGCGAAGCCCAGATTTAACCCAAATCTATGTGACTACTAAGCCTGTACTCTTATCACTATACAATGCGATGTTTCTCCACTAACACATGGTCCTAGGTCTCAAGGAGGTTTCaagcaaagtaaaagcaaaaactGTCAGAAGTAAAACACAATAAACTGGTCACTTCAATTCTACCATGTCACATAGAACAGCCCTCCCCAAATATGTGAAATCTCACTTATGCATGAAAGTGAGATATTCTAGACTAAGATCTCACTTACTCATTCAGTTTAtaaattttttcagaaaaaaagacttCATCAAGAAGTTTGTGGATGTTGCGTCTCTCTGCTGCAAGCAAAACACCATCATTTGCTAAAATTCCCAAACAGGTGCCTGCATGTCCAATAGCTTCCATGGCATATTCAACTTGGTACAAGCGACCTACAAAACACAAGCAGGGAGAAACCAAGACTCTCCTCTGTGCTGCTGCACCACTGGTCCAAGAGAAAACAACAATGCTGACAGGCTAAGAATAAGAGTCCTATTCTCTCTCTTCTATGATGCATGTAAATCAATCTGGTGGCCATAATTACTTCaaagtataaaaagaataaaacaacttaGGAggtataaaaataagtttatagGTCCTTTCCCCCTAAAAGCCAaacactacattttttaaaatatttgagacaGATTAACCAATTTCCATCTTACCTTCTGGGGAAAATATAGTGGTCCTGGAGTCATATCTTCGAGACTGCAAAGGAAAACATACAAGTGATTcctatgaataataaaaaagccAACTCCTGCAAGGTCACCAATCATCTTATAAAACATATCCTGGTACACAAAGTTTGGTGTGTGAGAGGAAACTGATAAGGAAAAGGACACCATtcaatatctttttccttccagtTAATTTTCTCATGCAAGTCTATGAGCTGAGTACAAGCAATACCGTTGAACAGGCAACAGCTTTTGGCATGTGTATTAACTCACCATGTTTTCTGTACTTTAATTCctgtaaaaagaaaataggatcattattaagaaaaaatttgcaataaaaaaaaaaacctgttttgtTCATTCCCTTCATTCAGCTAACGTTTGGGGCgcaccaggcactatgctagacGCTGAAATACCAGGA
This is a stretch of genomic DNA from Manis javanica isolate MJ-LG chromosome 8, MJ_LKY, whole genome shotgun sequence. It encodes these proteins:
- the PSMA4 gene encoding proteasome subunit alpha type-4 isoform X2, translating into MACSVAGITSDANVLTNELRLIAQRYLLQYQEPIPCEQLVTALCDIKQAYTQFGGKRPFGVSLLYIGWDKHYGFQLYQSDPSGNYGGWKATCIGNNSAAAVSMLKQDYKEGEMTLKSALALAIKVLNKTMDVSKLSAEKVEIATLTRENGKTVIRVLKQKEVEQLIKKHEEEEAKAEREKKEKEQKEKDK
- the PSMA4 gene encoding proteasome subunit alpha type-4 isoform X1, which translates into the protein MSRRYDSRTTIFSPEGRLYQVEYAMEAIGHAGTCLGILANDGVLLAAERRNIHKLLDEVFFSEKIYKLNEDMACSVAGITSDANVLTNELRLIAQRYLLQYQEPIPCEQLVTALCDIKQAYTQFGGKRPFGVSLLYIGWDKHYGFQLYQSDPSGNYGGWKATCIGNNSAAAVSMLKQDYKEGEMTLKSALALAIKVLNKTMDVSKLSAEKVEIATLTRENGKTVIRVLKQKEVEQLIKKHEEEEAKAEREKKEKEQKEKDK